A window of the Brassica oleracea var. oleracea cultivar TO1000 chromosome C1, BOL, whole genome shotgun sequence genome harbors these coding sequences:
- the LOC106343150 gene encoding protein RTE1-HOMOLOG, with translation MGETTTDSEHGIMLGFEDPMRIDPRRDRFPCCIVWTPLPFITWLVPFIGHVGICREDGVILDFAGPNFVCVDNFAFGAVSRYIQINKAKESSLSSGSCLFNEEGDTHEKEPTWDDALRKGTQEYQHYSYNILTCNCHSFVANNLNRLAIRSGGWNVVNLAVLVFLKGRWVSKTAMVKSLLPTVIIYAIGMLLGGWTFIASCCVLACLLTGWFIMGTYCFKKLIQL, from the exons ATGGGAGAGACAACAACAGATTCAGAACATGGCATCATGCTCGGTTTTGAAGATCCCATGAGGATTGATCCCAGAAGAGATCGTTTCCCGTGCTGCATCGTCTGGACACCTCTCCCCTTCATTACATGGCTGGTTCCCTTCATCGGCCACGTTGGTATCTGCAGAGAAGACGGTGTCATCCTCGACTTCGCAGGACCTAACTTCGTCTGTGTTGACAATTTTGCTTTTGGAGCTGTGTCTCGTTACATCCAGATCAACAAGGCTAAG GAATCATCTCTTTCTTCCGGCTCATGTTTGTTCAATGAGGAAGGAGACACTCATGAGAAAGAGCCAACGTGGGATGATGCACTGAGGAAAGGCACGCAAGAGTACCAACACTATTCGTATAACATATTGACGTGCAACTGTCATTCCTTTGTAGCCAACAACCTGAACCGTCTTGCGATACGATCAGGTGGATGGAACGTGGTGAATCTCGCGGTGCTAGTGTTCCTCAAGGGACGTTGGGTTAGCAAAACGGCGATGGTCAAGTCTTTACTGCCTACAGTTATAATCTACGCTATTGGAATGTTATTAGGGGGTTGGACATTCATAGCTTCCTGCTGTGTTCTAGCCTGTTTACTTACGGGTTGGTTCATCATGGGAACCTATTGTTTCAAGAAATTGATCCAGTTGTAG